A genomic stretch from Chryseobacterium sp. SNU WT5 includes:
- a CDS encoding DUF4142 domain-containing protein encodes MKTLKNLALSGTMLMTALLFSTNVSAQEQKTPQLTDAEIASVAVTANQVDVGYAETALKKSHNKDIKNFAMTMKKDHNAVIKMAVDLVTKLKVTPKTNDVSKSLLAGAVKEKAALNAKTGRAFDKAYVDNEVAYHIYAINAVENILIPQSKNAELKALLQKALPIFKTHLEHAKMIQKEFK; translated from the coding sequence ATGAAAACGCTAAAAAACTTAGCTTTATCAGGAACGATGCTAATGACTGCATTGTTATTCTCTACCAATGTTTCTGCACAAGAACAGAAAACACCTCAACTTACCGATGCGGAAATTGCTTCTGTGGCAGTAACGGCAAATCAAGTTGATGTAGGTTATGCTGAGACAGCCTTGAAAAAATCTCATAACAAGGATATTAAAAACTTTGCGATGACGATGAAAAAAGATCATAATGCGGTCATTAAAATGGCGGTAGATCTTGTTACAAAATTGAAAGTGACTCCAAAAACAAATGATGTTTCAAAATCTTTATTGGCAGGAGCAGTTAAAGAAAAAGCAGCATTAAATGCTAAAACCGGTAGAGCTTTTGATAAAGCATATGTCGACAATGAGGTTGCTTATCATATCTATGCAATTAATGCAGTAGAAAACATCTTAATCCCACAATCTAAAAATGCTGAACTAAAAGCGTTGCTTCAAAAAGCATTGCCTATTTTTAAAACTCACCTTGAGCATGCAAAAATGATTCAAAAAGAATTTAAATAA
- the rsmA gene encoding 16S rRNA (adenine(1518)-N(6)/adenine(1519)-N(6))-dimethyltransferase RsmA: MSVRAKKHLGQHFLTDENIAKNIVDGLSFENYNQVLEVGPGMGVLTKYLLDKDAEIFVAEIDTESIAYLKSNYPKLKDENIIGDFLKLNLSDQFEGQISVIGNFPYNISSQILFKIIDFYDDVPEMVGMFQKEVAERTAAVPRTKAYGILSVLVQALYDVEYLFTVHENVFNPPPKVKSGVIRLTRNPKEGLVGNEVLFKQIVKAGFGQRRKKLSNSLKVLNIPEELLTHEFMDKRAEELSIADFISFTQNWKDHS, translated from the coding sequence ATGAGTGTAAGAGCTAAAAAACACCTGGGTCAACATTTCCTGACCGATGAAAATATCGCAAAAAATATTGTTGACGGATTAAGTTTCGAAAATTACAATCAAGTTTTGGAAGTCGGTCCCGGCATGGGAGTCCTTACCAAGTATCTTTTGGATAAAGATGCAGAAATATTTGTGGCAGAAATAGATACAGAATCCATCGCTTATTTGAAATCTAATTATCCTAAACTTAAAGATGAAAACATAATTGGTGATTTTCTTAAACTGAATCTTTCTGATCAATTTGAAGGACAAATTTCAGTTATTGGTAATTTTCCGTATAACATTTCATCCCAGATTTTATTTAAAATTATTGATTTTTACGATGATGTACCGGAAATGGTAGGGATGTTTCAAAAAGAAGTTGCCGAAAGAACGGCAGCGGTTCCCAGAACAAAAGCGTATGGAATTCTTTCTGTTTTGGTTCAAGCCTTATATGATGTAGAATATTTGTTCACGGTTCATGAAAACGTCTTTAATCCACCTCCTAAAGTAAAATCAGGGGTGATTCGCTTAACCCGAAACCCAAAAGAAGGGTTAGTTGGGAATGAAGTCCTTTTTAAACAAATTGTAAAGGCCGGATTTGGGCAACGACGCAAAAAATTATCGAACTCTTTGAAAGTTTTAAATATCCCGGAAGAATTATTAACTCATGAATTTATGGATAAACGTGCTGAGGAATTATCGATAGCTGATTTCATCTCGTTTACCCAAAATTGGAAAGATCATTCATAA
- a CDS encoding cell division protein FtsX, whose translation MAKTVEDFNKRRLRSSNITVVISIALVLFLLGLMGLILINAQKYSDYIKEQLVVNAYFDENYDIKDSVKIAKTEAETFKKIQALAPVKKATYISREMAAEEARKSMGIETSALFEENIFPSSVEVALKPEFVDPAKIDEAIKQIKATPGITDVKNNSTLMVEVYNNLTNIMKWILGFSLLFLLLAVVLINNSIRLKIFSKRFIIKTMQLVGAKRRFILKPFIKEAIILGVIGAVIGLAVLFGAWYYFITQIGTPFAQDNDQLVILVVSIFLLGIFITVFSTIFATWRFLRSNVDDLYYS comes from the coding sequence ATGGCTAAGACAGTTGAAGATTTTAACAAGAGAAGACTTCGTTCTAGTAATATTACGGTAGTCATCAGTATTGCGCTGGTTTTATTTTTACTGGGATTAATGGGGTTAATCCTTATTAATGCTCAGAAATATTCAGATTATATCAAAGAGCAGTTGGTAGTAAATGCTTACTTTGATGAGAATTATGATATAAAAGATTCCGTAAAAATCGCAAAAACAGAGGCAGAAACTTTCAAAAAGATCCAGGCTTTAGCACCAGTAAAGAAAGCAACTTACATTTCGCGAGAAATGGCAGCTGAAGAAGCCAGAAAAAGCATGGGAATTGAAACAAGCGCCTTGTTTGAAGAAAACATATTTCCTTCTTCTGTAGAAGTCGCTTTGAAGCCTGAGTTTGTAGATCCTGCAAAAATTGATGAAGCCATTAAGCAGATAAAAGCCACACCAGGAATTACAGATGTGAAAAACAACAGTACTTTAATGGTGGAAGTTTATAATAACCTAACCAATATTATGAAGTGGATTTTAGGATTTTCATTGCTGTTTTTACTTTTAGCTGTAGTGTTAATTAATAATTCCATTCGGTTAAAGATATTTTCAAAAAGATTTATTATCAAGACTATGCAGCTCGTTGGTGCCAAAAGAAGATTTATTTTAAAACCTTTTATCAAGGAAGCAATTATTTTGGGAGTTATCGGAGCCGTTATTGGTTTAGCCGTTTTATTTGGAGCCTGGTATTATTTCATCACCCAAATCGGTACCCCATTTGCGCAAGATAATGATCAATTAGTTATCCTTGTGGTGAGTATTTTCCTGCTGGGAATTTTCATTACCGTTTTCAGTACAATTTTCGCAACATGGAGATTCTTAAGGTCGAATGTTGATGATCTTTATTATTCATAA
- a CDS encoding DUF1003 domain-containing protein yields MKNKKYVLDLLKSENEQLHKMHEIIEKAITEETLITNTIQETDEERTYGEKLSDRVAQFGGSWKFIIIFGVILMIWIFYNTEIMRNKSFDPYPYILLNLILSCIAAIQAPIIMMSQNRKEVKDRKRAINDYMINLKSEIEIRNLHEKVDLSVIDQYKHLCDIQQKQLELLEDLNRKVKMLSKPSNPSKI; encoded by the coding sequence ATGAAAAATAAAAAATATGTGCTCGACCTTTTAAAAAGTGAAAATGAGCAACTTCACAAAATGCATGAAATTATAGAGAAAGCGATAACCGAAGAAACGCTCATTACAAATACGATTCAGGAAACTGATGAGGAGAGAACTTATGGTGAAAAACTGTCCGATCGTGTCGCACAATTTGGCGGCAGCTGGAAGTTTATTATTATTTTCGGCGTTATATTAATGATCTGGATTTTCTACAATACCGAGATCATGAGAAACAAAAGTTTTGATCCGTATCCTTATATTTTGTTGAATTTAATTCTGTCGTGTATTGCCGCAATTCAAGCACCGATTATTATGATGAGCCAAAATAGAAAGGAAGTAAAAGACCGAAAAAGAGCCATCAATGACTATATGATTAATCTAAAATCAGAAATTGAAATTAGAAATCTGCATGAAAAAGTTGATTTATCAGTGATTGATCAATACAAACATCTTTGTGATATTCAACAAAAGCAATTGGAACTTTTGGAGGACCTGAACAGGAAAGTTAAAATGTTGTCGAAACCTTCAAATCCCTCGAAAATTTAA
- a CDS encoding plastocyanin/azurin family copper-binding protein, translating into MISLKDFFRIGFSTVAMIFLLISCNSGSKDTIPAVNDNSSSTTNSDSIGAVATPTVDSATAVKTETTESANSKAETHVVTIENMKFNPATITVNKGDQVTFINKDIVGRNATEIKNAWASPMLETGKSWTFTPGKTSDYYCTVHLVMKGKSIVK; encoded by the coding sequence ATGATTTCTTTAAAAGACTTTTTTAGAATAGGATTTTCCACCGTTGCAATGATATTTTTATTAATCAGTTGTAACTCGGGATCTAAGGATACGATTCCTGCTGTTAATGACAACTCAAGTTCGACTACAAATTCTGATTCAATTGGGGCAGTTGCAACACCAACAGTTGATTCTGCAACGGCAGTAAAAACTGAAACTACAGAAAGTGCAAATTCAAAAGCAGAAACTCATGTGGTGACCATCGAAAATATGAAGTTCAATCCAGCAACGATTACGGTAAATAAAGGAGATCAAGTCACCTTTATCAATAAAGATATTGTAGGACGTAACGCAACCGAGATAAAAAATGCCTGGGCTTCTCCAATGTTAGAGACTGGAAAATCCTGGACTTTTACGCCCGGCAAGACATCAGATTATTATTGCACCGTGCATTTGGTAATGAAAGGGAAAAGTATTGTAAAATAA
- a CDS encoding phosphohydrolase, which translates to MTKEELLNKAIKLAQKAHKGQTDKFGTPYIGHVMRVMNAGKTYDEKIVGVLHDMIEDCPEITYETLAEEGFSEEVIFAIKCLTKTPADIDYTEFIKQTEQSPLAVSVKLNDLQDNMNLTRFTNTMTERDFKRLNKYLTAYLYLKEKY; encoded by the coding sequence ATGACAAAAGAAGAATTGCTAAATAAAGCCATCAAATTGGCTCAGAAAGCCCATAAAGGACAAACCGATAAATTTGGAACGCCGTACATCGGTCACGTAATGCGCGTGATGAATGCCGGAAAAACTTATGATGAAAAAATTGTTGGCGTGTTACATGATATGATTGAAGATTGCCCAGAAATAACGTACGAAACTTTGGCAGAAGAAGGATTTTCTGAAGAAGTTATTTTCGCAATTAAATGTCTGACAAAAACACCAGCTGATATCGATTATACTGAGTTTATAAAACAAACTGAGCAATCACCATTAGCAGTTTCTGTAAAATTAAATGATCTACAAGACAATATGAATTTGACTCGATTTACTAACACGATGACCGAAAGAGATTTTAAGCGTCTAAATAAATATTTGACGGCTTATCTGTATTTAAAAGAAAAATATTAA
- a CDS encoding YbhN family protein: MLKKVNFSLKKTILKIKWQEILAVLILFLAFVFFRSERKEMSSILPQLHQEKPLWIIAGILLTFFYIFLQGLMYVASLRAVGVKLKLSDAIELFLKRNFLSVFLPAGGISSLAFTPIQLQRRNFDKNSINQESAIFGFVGIVTVFLVGIPVVAYAAFVNKNFGDSWIWLVGVGVFITTVFWMVNSLRKKGFIYQFIVKHFPSKSTNIDEFFGGKINKKYFYLTVLISTVIEFCGIFHLLIAMVAFGATGSFSAAAVGYTISVLLMLVSPFLRGLGAVEFTLFIFWQTSGFLTVRDWESLYCIVFLNSGCLYFWGFLLLCGTAEKSLLEFFPHWRYLY, translated from the coding sequence ATGCTTAAAAAAGTTAACTTTTCCTTAAAAAAAACCATTTTAAAAATCAAATGGCAGGAAATCCTTGCGGTGTTAATTCTCTTTTTGGCTTTTGTTTTTTTTAGAAGTGAAAGAAAAGAAATGTCGTCGATCTTACCACAACTTCATCAGGAAAAACCGTTATGGATTATCGCTGGAATTCTGCTCACCTTCTTTTACATTTTTTTACAGGGATTGATGTATGTTGCAAGTTTGCGTGCGGTTGGTGTTAAACTGAAACTTTCTGACGCCATTGAATTATTCTTAAAAAGAAATTTCCTGAGTGTTTTTCTACCCGCAGGTGGAATCAGTTCGCTGGCATTTACACCCATCCAACTCCAACGCAGAAATTTTGATAAAAACAGTATCAATCAAGAGAGCGCCATCTTTGGATTTGTCGGAATTGTTACCGTTTTCCTGGTCGGAATTCCGGTAGTTGCCTACGCTGCTTTTGTTAACAAAAACTTTGGAGATTCTTGGATTTGGTTGGTTGGCGTGGGAGTTTTTATTACTACCGTTTTTTGGATGGTGAATTCACTTCGAAAAAAAGGTTTTATCTACCAATTTATTGTAAAACATTTCCCTTCAAAATCAACAAATATTGATGAGTTTTTTGGTGGAAAAATCAATAAAAAATATTTTTATCTTACCGTACTTATTTCGACGGTGATTGAGTTTTGTGGTATTTTTCATTTGCTGATTGCCATGGTTGCTTTTGGGGCAACAGGTTCCTTCTCAGCAGCGGCAGTTGGCTATACGATTTCTGTTTTATTGATGTTGGTTTCTCCTTTTTTAAGAGGTTTAGGCGCCGTAGAATTTACACTATTTATATTTTGGCAAACTTCGGGTTTTCTCACAGTCAGGGATTGGGAATCACTTTATTGTATCGTGTTTTTGAATTCTGGCTGCCTTTACTTTTGGGGATTTTTGCTTTTATGTGGAACGGCAGAAAAATCATTGCTCGAATTCTTCCCGCACTGGCGATATTTATATTAG
- a CDS encoding phosphatidylglycerol lysyltransferase domain-containing protein has protein sequence MHFSKILTLIAGILLVVTSAYLLRGLKRGWYFALILAIISFFGNLFKALDYEEAIVSLIIIFFLIVSRKEYVLKTNRKYLRQGFSWLLGLFAAVLLFNFLSFYFIDKRHFGIDFTWTESLYYTIHSFLLFQDNGLVPQTGFARDFEYINYFLGIISWLLLIFSVFNVKKLLFTEESSNDFEEAENLVKTYGTSSLDFFKISKEKHLYFSENEEGFISYNVANSFAFVLEEPICEEKNKGIIIQEFEDYCKKNGLNSVYYRIDEQSLFLFQPFKKQKLFIGQEAILNTETFKLEGKERKSLRNGLNTLAKKGYITEIIYSPQTEEILNEIQSISDEWLKEFDKQEMVF, from the coding sequence ATGCATTTTTCAAAAATACTTACATTAATTGCAGGAATACTTTTGGTCGTGACTTCTGCTTATCTTTTGAGAGGTTTGAAAAGAGGTTGGTATTTCGCATTGATTCTCGCCATCATTTCTTTTTTTGGAAACCTTTTCAAAGCACTTGATTATGAAGAAGCGATCGTCTCTTTGATTATTATATTTTTCCTGATCGTAAGTCGGAAAGAGTATGTTTTGAAAACCAATAGAAAATATCTACGTCAGGGTTTTTCCTGGTTATTAGGACTTTTTGCCGCAGTTCTTCTCTTTAATTTTCTAAGTTTCTACTTCATCGATAAACGACATTTCGGCATTGATTTTACCTGGACAGAATCACTTTATTACACCATTCATAGTTTTCTTTTGTTTCAAGATAATGGTTTAGTTCCTCAAACTGGATTTGCACGAGATTTTGAATATATTAATTATTTCCTGGGAATTATTTCCTGGTTATTGCTTATTTTCTCTGTATTTAATGTGAAGAAACTCCTTTTTACTGAAGAGAGTTCTAATGATTTTGAGGAGGCGGAAAACTTAGTCAAAACCTACGGAACTTCTTCGCTGGATTTCTTTAAAATCTCAAAAGAGAAACATTTGTATTTTTCTGAAAACGAAGAAGGTTTTATTTCTTACAACGTCGCAAATTCCTTTGCGTTTGTACTCGAAGAGCCTATTTGCGAGGAAAAAAATAAAGGAATAATCATTCAGGAATTCGAAGATTATTGTAAAAAAAATGGTTTAAATTCAGTCTATTATCGAATAGATGAACAAAGTCTATTTCTCTTTCAACCGTTTAAGAAGCAAAAATTATTTATTGGTCAGGAAGCGATTTTGAATACCGAAACATTTAAATTAGAAGGAAAAGAAAGAAAGTCACTGAGAAACGGGTTGAATACTTTAGCTAAAAAAGGGTACATTACAGAAATTATTTATAGTCCTCAAACCGAAGAAATTTTAAATGAAATTCAAAGTATTTCTGATGAATGGTTGAAGGAATTTGACAAACAGGAAATGGTATTTTAA
- the rluF gene encoding 23S rRNA pseudouridine(2604) synthase RluF encodes MDSEKTRINKYLSEVGFCSRREADRMLEQGRITINGEVPEMGTKVSDDDEIFVDGVTIRKTEEEPIYIALNKPVGIVCTTDTKRERDNIIEFVNHPKRIFPIGRLDKPSEGLILLTNDGDIVNKILRSRNNHGKEYIVRVDKPITPKFLMQMRGGIPILDTVTNKCEVEQIDNLSFRIVLTQGLNRQIRRMCEFCGYEVKKLKRIRVLNIKLDLPIGKWRDLTETEVNELKALVADSDKTVN; translated from the coding sequence ATGGATTCAGAAAAAACCAGAATAAATAAATACCTTTCAGAAGTTGGTTTCTGCTCGCGCAGAGAAGCCGACCGAATGTTGGAACAAGGCAGAATAACCATCAATGGAGAAGTGCCGGAAATGGGCACTAAAGTTTCTGATGACGATGAGATCTTTGTCGATGGCGTTACCATTAGAAAAACAGAAGAAGAACCTATTTATATCGCTTTGAATAAACCGGTGGGAATTGTCTGTACCACCGATACCAAAAGAGAAAGAGACAATATCATTGAATTCGTTAACCATCCGAAAAGAATTTTCCCGATTGGCAGATTAGATAAACCAAGTGAAGGATTAATTCTACTGACCAACGATGGTGATATTGTAAATAAAATTCTGCGTTCCAGAAACAACCACGGTAAAGAATATATCGTACGAGTTGACAAACCAATCACGCCGAAATTCCTAATGCAAATGCGTGGTGGAATTCCAATTCTTGATACCGTTACCAATAAATGTGAAGTAGAGCAAATCGATAATTTATCTTTTAGAATTGTTCTTACACAAGGCTTAAATCGTCAGATCCGCCGCATGTGTGAATTCTGTGGTTACGAAGTTAAAAAGCTGAAAAGAATCCGTGTTTTAAATATTAAACTCGATCTTCCAATAGGAAAGTGGAGAGATTTAACCGAGACAGAAGTGAACGAACTAAAAGCATTGGTGGCTGATTCTGATAAGACTGTTAATTAA
- a CDS encoding DUF3098 domain-containing protein, with the protein MSKTNKKFSADPIRKSTEMSDHNGFYFGKENYKLMLIGLALIVVGFFLMMGADANTVDGKYNPNVWNEDIFSFRRIRLAPFLVIAGFAVEVYAILKRNKN; encoded by the coding sequence ATGAGCAAAACAAATAAAAAATTCTCTGCAGATCCGATTCGGAAATCTACAGAAATGTCAGATCATAATGGTTTCTACTTTGGCAAGGAAAACTATAAATTGATGCTGATCGGTCTGGCTTTAATCGTTGTTGGATTTTTCTTAATGATGGGAGCAGATGCAAACACGGTGGATGGAAAATATAATCCAAATGTCTGGAACGAAGATATTTTTTCATTTCGTAGAATCCGTCTTGCACCATTCTTGGTCATTGCAGGTTTCGCGGTAGAAGTTTATGCTATTTTAAAAAGAAACAAGAATTAA
- the truB gene encoding tRNA pseudouridine(55) synthase TruB, which yields MTDTDFLEGQIILLDKPLDWTSFQAVNKLKYKLKREFNLPKKFKIGHAGTLDPRATGLLIVCTGKFTKIIPQIQDAPKEYFTEIKIGVQTESYDTEKPEILPQDISNITEEQIKETLDQFLGEIDQKPPIFSAIKIEGNRAYDLARQGKEVEMKSRKTTINYITDIAIELPLVRFTVGCSKGTYIRSLAHDIGQDLGVGAYLTNLRRTKIGEYTIENASSEYLENEYKFEDFIK from the coding sequence ATGACTGATACCGATTTCTTAGAAGGACAAATAATACTCCTCGACAAACCTCTGGATTGGACGAGTTTTCAAGCCGTTAATAAACTGAAATACAAACTCAAAAGAGAATTTAATCTCCCGAAGAAATTTAAGATAGGACATGCCGGAACATTAGATCCACGTGCAACAGGATTATTAATTGTCTGCACCGGAAAATTCACCAAAATTATTCCTCAAATTCAGGATGCACCAAAAGAATATTTCACCGAAATAAAAATCGGAGTTCAAACAGAATCTTACGATACTGAAAAACCAGAAATTCTTCCACAGGATATTTCAAACATTACCGAAGAACAAATCAAGGAAACTCTCGATCAGTTTCTAGGCGAAATCGATCAGAAACCGCCCATTTTCTCCGCCATTAAAATCGAGGGAAACCGCGCTTACGATTTAGCGCGACAAGGAAAAGAAGTCGAAATGAAATCTCGTAAAACCACTATTAATTACATTACAGATATTGCGATCGAATTACCTTTGGTAAGATTTACTGTTGGTTGTTCGAAAGGAACTTACATCAGAAGTCTCGCCCACGATATCGGTCAAGATCTAGGAGTTGGTGCTTATTTAACTAATCTTAGAAGAACAAAAATTGGTGAATACACCATCGAAAATGCAAGTTCAGAATATTTGGAAAACGAATATAAATTCGAGGATTTTATAAAATAA
- a CDS encoding lysozyme inhibitor, which produces MKQLPVLLSLIAALVISCNKKDTTEEVAQTQNEIVMDTVVSVDTVSNDATNPDEMNLQNDANTYIYKAEDGTLATVIFLNTDSIHTLTVKMNDKEYVLNQTEAWAKGADYEKDGVKAHSQRDDLDLTMAGKTIKLKRQYDKK; this is translated from the coding sequence ATGAAACAGTTACCTGTACTTCTAAGTCTAATTGCGGCTTTAGTGATAAGCTGTAATAAGAAAGATACCACAGAAGAAGTAGCACAAACGCAAAATGAAATTGTTATGGATACGGTTGTATCGGTTGACACTGTTTCTAATGATGCAACCAATCCAGATGAAATGAACCTACAAAATGACGCAAACACTTATATTTACAAAGCAGAAGATGGTACCTTGGCGACAGTAATTTTTTTGAATACGGATTCTATTCATACCTTGACGGTGAAAATGAATGATAAAGAATATGTACTCAATCAAACTGAAGCTTGGGCGAAAGGCGCAGATTATGAGAAAGATGGTGTAAAAGCCCACAGTCAAAGAGACGACTTAGATCTGACAATGGCTGGTAAAACGATTAAGTTGAAACGTCAGTACGACAAAAAATAA
- a CDS encoding SulP family inorganic anion transporter has protein sequence MKLALNLFDFSQKVNYRTEILAGLTVAMTMIPESLSFAILAGFPPLVGLYAAFIAGLITAIFGGRPGMVSGGAGATVVVLIALMRSNGLEYVFAAVALAGVIQILIGIFKFSKFIRLVPQPVMYGFVNGLAVIIFMSQLDQFKVLTNGTLTWLQGEALFIMIGLVALTVAIVVLFPKITKKIPASLVAIIIVFALVVGFGINTKTVQDIASVEGGFPPFHIPHIPFTWEAFQIILPYSLIFAAVGLTEGLLTLNLVDEMTGTKGNGNRECIAQGSSNIANGFFFGMGGCPMIAQTLVNLSAGSRARLSGIIAAITILLIILFGAPIIGRLPMAALVGVMVMVALGTFEWASFKIIKKMPKHDIFVGILVAVITVVLHNLALAVLIGVIISALVFAWESAKRIRARTFLDSDGVKHYDIYGPLFFGSVMTFSEKFTISEDPNQIIINFKDSRVTDMSAIETLNNITKKYSEAGKTVHLQNLSADCIRLLDKAQAVIDVNIIKDPEYLVAVEK, from the coding sequence ATGAAATTAGCACTTAACTTATTCGACTTCTCTCAAAAAGTAAATTACAGAACCGAAATATTAGCAGGTTTAACAGTTGCGATGACGATGATTCCGGAATCATTATCCTTTGCAATCCTGGCAGGCTTTCCACCGCTTGTTGGATTATATGCTGCATTCATTGCGGGATTAATCACTGCGATTTTTGGAGGAAGACCGGGAATGGTATCTGGTGGTGCTGGTGCAACAGTAGTTGTTTTAATTGCATTGATGAGATCCAATGGACTTGAATATGTTTTTGCTGCTGTTGCGCTTGCAGGAGTTATCCAGATCTTAATAGGAATTTTTAAGTTCAGTAAATTTATAAGACTCGTTCCCCAACCCGTGATGTACGGATTTGTTAATGGTTTGGCGGTAATTATTTTCATGTCGCAATTGGATCAGTTTAAAGTATTAACCAATGGTACTCTAACATGGTTGCAGGGAGAAGCCCTTTTTATCATGATTGGATTAGTTGCGTTAACAGTAGCTATTGTTGTTTTATTTCCTAAGATTACAAAAAAGATTCCTGCCTCACTGGTAGCTATTATTATCGTTTTCGCTTTAGTGGTAGGATTTGGCATTAACACGAAAACCGTTCAGGACATTGCGTCCGTTGAAGGTGGTTTCCCTCCTTTCCATATTCCTCATATACCCTTTACTTGGGAAGCGTTTCAAATCATACTTCCATACTCTTTAATATTTGCTGCGGTGGGTTTAACAGAAGGACTTTTAACATTAAATTTAGTGGATGAAATGACCGGAACAAAAGGAAATGGAAACCGGGAATGTATTGCACAGGGAAGTTCTAATATTGCCAATGGCTTCTTCTTTGGCATGGGCGGTTGTCCTATGATTGCACAAACACTTGTTAATCTTTCTGCCGGATCAAGAGCCCGATTATCCGGAATTATTGCAGCAATTACCATATTATTAATTATTCTTTTTGGAGCACCTATTATTGGAAGGTTACCGATGGCAGCTTTAGTTGGAGTGATGGTTATGGTTGCTCTCGGAACCTTTGAATGGGCAAGTTTTAAAATCATTAAAAAAATGCCGAAACACGATATTTTCGTGGGAATTCTGGTTGCAGTAATTACTGTTGTTCTTCATAATTTAGCGTTAGCTGTCTTAATAGGAGTGATTATATCTGCTTTGGTATTTGCTTGGGAAAGTGCCAAAAGAATTCGTGCGAGAACATTCTTGGATTCCGACGGGGTAAAACATTATGACATTTATGGTCCTTTATTTTTTGGATCAGTAATGACCTTTTCTGAAAAGTTTACAATTAGTGAAGATCCTAATCAAATCATAATCAATTTCAAAGATTCGCGGGTTACAGACATGTCTGCTATTGAAACGCTAAATAATATAACCAAGAAATACAGTGAAGCCGGGAAGACGGTTCATCTTCAAAATCTAAGCGCGGATTGCATCAGGCTATTGGACAAGGCACAGGCGGTTATTGACGTGAATATCATAAAAGACCCAGAGTATTTGGTTGCGGTTGAGAAGTAG
- a CDS encoding undecaprenyl-diphosphate phosphatase, which produces MDLFKAIIIAIIEGLTEFLPISSTAHMGFIANLMGMEETEFLKMFQVSIQFGAILAVVAAYWKKFFDFQNLKFYYKLAFAVLPALGLGFLFDDKIEAILGNQIAISSMLVLGGVVLLFADSWFKNPKIDDEKDMSIKKAVIIGFWQCLAMMPGTSRSAASIIGGMTQGLTRKAAAEFSFFLAVPTMLAVTVYSIFVKTWGKTTPNPMKGYEMILSSSDNIIAFVVGNVVAFIVALIAIKSFIGLLNKYGFKPWGWYRIIVGIVLLVYFTQFQ; this is translated from the coding sequence ATGGATTTATTCAAAGCAATCATCATTGCAATCATAGAAGGTCTTACCGAATTTCTCCCTATTTCTTCCACCGCACACATGGGGTTTATAGCAAACTTAATGGGCATGGAAGAAACAGAATTTTTAAAAATGTTTCAAGTTTCGATTCAGTTCGGAGCAATCTTGGCCGTAGTCGCAGCCTATTGGAAAAAGTTTTTTGATTTCCAAAACCTTAAATTTTATTATAAATTAGCGTTTGCAGTGCTTCCGGCGTTAGGATTAGGATTTCTGTTTGATGACAAGATCGAAGCAATCTTAGGCAATCAGATCGCAATATCTTCAATGCTTGTTTTGGGTGGAGTCGTTTTATTATTTGCAGATTCTTGGTTTAAAAATCCAAAGATCGACGATGAGAAAGATATGTCCATAAAGAAAGCCGTAATCATTGGTTTTTGGCAATGTCTGGCCATGATGCCTGGAACGAGTAGGAGTGCGGCTTCAATCATCGGTGGAATGACGCAAGGATTAACCCGAAAAGCTGCGGCTGAATTTTCATTTTTCTTGGCAGTTCCAACCATGTTGGCTGTTACGGTTTATTCCATCTTCGTAAAAACTTGGGGAAAAACAACACCGAATCCGATGAAAGGATACGAGATGATTCTATCTTCGTCTGATAACATTATTGCATTTGTTGTTGGTAATGTGGTAGCGTTTATTGTGGCATTAATTGCGATAAAATCATTCATTGGATTGCTCAATAAATACGGTTTCAAACCTTGGGGTTGGTACCGAATTATCGTAGGAATCGTTTTGTTGGTTTACTTTACGCAATTTCAATAG